Proteins co-encoded in one Bremerella sp. TYQ1 genomic window:
- a CDS encoding DUF1559 domain-containing protein, with translation MTHSWNARRGFTLVELLVVIAIIGVLIALLLPAVQQAREAARRIQCTNHLKQVGLAMHNYHDTYISKLPFNGGTTQMQSPAPSFWVRLLPFMEQSAAFDQLNFNNIATGAYLTNNIGTSSAPGTLAILNVDGLLCPSSPLPETADAYPKYQFTSYVGIAGTWGQVNQADGSIAAINSSNFQNYNGVVINIGNGASAIGLGSITDGTSNTMMVSEVSNYYYDEYNNNTRQAATLRPTVGTAVANGGAWATPTSVAKTADIGFQNIVGIRYPINKFNSNTLTDDGKAMGGVNMPLTSPHPGGVLCSLADGSVRFLAETINQATLVNLASRQDGQVLGEF, from the coding sequence GTGACTCATTCTTGGAATGCCCGCCGGGGTTTTACCTTGGTGGAACTGCTTGTTGTGATTGCCATCATTGGCGTGCTGATCGCACTGCTTCTTCCGGCGGTCCAGCAGGCTCGTGAAGCCGCTCGTCGTATCCAGTGTACCAACCACTTGAAGCAGGTTGGCCTGGCAATGCACAACTACCACGACACTTACATCAGCAAGCTGCCATTCAACGGCGGTACCACGCAGATGCAATCCCCAGCCCCTTCGTTCTGGGTTCGTCTGTTGCCATTCATGGAACAAAGTGCTGCTTTTGATCAGCTGAACTTCAACAACATTGCTACTGGTGCTTACCTGACCAATAACATTGGCACCTCGTCGGCTCCTGGTACACTCGCCATACTGAATGTTGATGGCCTGTTGTGCCCATCGAGCCCACTGCCAGAAACGGCTGACGCTTATCCGAAGTATCAGTTCACCAGCTATGTTGGTATCGCGGGTACTTGGGGTCAGGTCAATCAGGCTGACGGTTCGATCGCAGCGATCAACTCCAGCAACTTCCAGAACTACAACGGTGTTGTGATCAACATTGGTAACGGTGCCAGCGCTATCGGTCTGGGTAGCATCACCGACGGTACCAGCAACACGATGATGGTCAGCGAAGTCAGCAACTACTACTACGACGAGTACAACAACAATACCCGTCAGGCCGCGACTCTTCGCCCAACGGTTGGTACTGCTGTTGCCAACGGTGGTGCTTGGGCTACGCCAACAAGCGTTGCCAAGACGGCTGACATCGGTTTCCAGAACATTGTTGGTATTCGTTACCCAATCAACAAGTTCAACAGCAACACTCTGACCGACGACGGTAAGGCTATGGGCGGCGTCAACATGCCACTCACCTCGCCACACCCAGGCGGCGTGCTTTGCAGCTTGGCCGATGGTTCGGTCCGTTTCCTGGCTGAAACCATCAACCAGGCAACGCTGGTCAACTTGGCTTCTCGCCAAGACGGTCAGGTTCTGGGCGAATTCTAA